In one Candidatus Eisenbacteria bacterium genomic region, the following are encoded:
- the gdhA gene encoding NADP-specific glutamate dehydrogenase, with amino-acid sequence MKAVVATPRTGGANDYVTDLMARVRAKNPNEPEFHQAVLEVVESLAPVIDRHPEYRAARILERIVEPERVIMFRVPWMNDRGEVEVNRGFRIEMNSAIGPYKGGLRFHASVNLGILKFLAFEQVFKNSLTTLPMGGGKGGSDFDPKGKSDHEVMRFCQSFMTELWRHIGPNTDVPAGDIGVGGREIGFLFGQYKRLANEFTGVLTGKGLHWGGSLIRPEATGYGCVYFAAEMLATRNSSLEGKVCLVSGSGNVSQYTVEKLLDLGARPITLSDSDGMIHDPEGIDREKLAWVMELKNMRRGRIKEYPERFKGARYLPSNPMQDWNPIWDIKADCAFPSATQNEINARDASNLIRNRIELVAEGANMPSTPEATKVFLDAGILYGPAKAANAGGVATSGLEMSQNSMRLSWTRSEVDDRLHQIMLAIHRNCYETAEKYGTPGNLVNGANIGGFVKVADAMMDQGLV; translated from the coding sequence ATGAAAGCGGTCGTTGCAACCCCGAGGACGGGCGGCGCGAACGACTACGTCACAGACCTTATGGCCAGGGTGCGGGCCAAGAACCCGAACGAGCCCGAGTTCCACCAGGCGGTGCTCGAAGTGGTGGAATCGCTAGCGCCGGTGATCGACCGGCACCCCGAGTACCGGGCGGCGCGCATCCTCGAGAGGATCGTAGAGCCCGAGCGGGTGATCATGTTCCGCGTGCCGTGGATGAACGACCGCGGCGAGGTGGAGGTCAACCGGGGCTTCCGGATCGAGATGAACAGCGCCATCGGTCCCTACAAGGGCGGGCTGCGCTTCCATGCCTCGGTCAACCTCGGGATCCTCAAGTTCCTGGCCTTCGAGCAGGTGTTCAAGAACTCGCTCACCACGCTGCCCATGGGCGGTGGGAAGGGTGGCTCGGACTTCGACCCCAAGGGGAAGAGCGACCACGAGGTGATGCGCTTCTGCCAGAGCTTCATGACCGAGCTGTGGCGCCACATCGGTCCGAACACCGACGTGCCGGCCGGTGACATCGGCGTCGGCGGGCGCGAGATTGGATTCCTGTTCGGCCAGTACAAGCGGCTCGCGAACGAGTTCACCGGTGTGCTCACCGGGAAGGGGCTGCATTGGGGCGGCTCACTGATTCGGCCCGAGGCCACCGGGTACGGCTGTGTCTACTTCGCGGCTGAGATGCTCGCGACCCGCAATAGCTCGCTGGAAGGCAAGGTGTGCCTGGTGTCGGGGAGCGGCAACGTGTCGCAGTACACGGTCGAGAAGCTGCTCGATCTCGGCGCACGGCCGATCACGCTCTCGGACTCGGACGGAATGATCCACGATCCTGAGGGGATCGACCGCGAAAAGCTGGCCTGGGTCATGGAGCTGAAGAACATGCGCCGGGGCCGCATCAAGGAGTACCCGGAGCGCTTCAAGGGCGCCCGCTATCTGCCGTCGAACCCAATGCAGGACTGGAATCCCATTTGGGACATCAAGGCGGACTGCGCCTTCCCGAGCGCCACCCAGAACGAGATCAATGCGCGCGACGCGTCCAACCTGATACGGAACCGGATTGAGCTTGTCGCCGAGGGCGCCAACATGCCGAGCACGCCGGAAGCGACCAAGGTCTTCCTCGATGCCGGCATTCTCTACGGTCCGGCCAAGGCCGCCAACGCGGGCGGTGTGGCGACCTCGGGCCTCGAGATGTCGCAGAACAGCATGCGGCTCTCGTGGACGCGCTCCGAGGTGGACGACCGGCTGCACCAAATCATGCTGGCCATTCACCGCAACTGCTACGAGACCGCCGAGAAGTACGGAACGCCGGGGAATCTCGTCAACGGCGCCAACATCGGCGGCTTCGTGAAGGTCGCCGATGCGATGATGGACCAGGGGCTGGTGTGA
- the asnA gene encoding aspartate--ammonia ligase, whose protein sequence is MKTTKQADLAGPGIGTYEEIERVLPTGYASLLDRKQTQFALHELKRFIQDGLCRELNLFPVEVPLIVSRESGVNDYLDRDGSRTPIEFPCGLGLTKRIDAQVVQAATKWKRMALRQFGCNPGEGICTDMRAVRKDYFLDHDHSAYVDQWDWEKVITPEQRTLGYLTDTVRRIWKVIKRAETHILDRFPQLRKDGNAELPEELTFIHAEDLLRMYPDLPRKQRETEVLKKHPAIFILGIGWVLEDGFPHEMRAADYDDWVTPTVSEDGRPMHGLNGDILVWNPVTRRRHELTSMGIRVTKDTLRRQLELSGQVHFLTMPYHQAILRDEIPLSIGGGIGQSRAAMLLLRKAHLGEVSVTVWPDELKRICAKRNIHALE, encoded by the coding sequence ATGAAGACCACGAAGCAGGCCGACCTCGCGGGTCCGGGGATCGGCACCTACGAGGAGATCGAGCGCGTCCTGCCCACCGGCTACGCGTCGCTGCTCGACCGCAAGCAGACTCAGTTCGCGCTCCACGAGCTCAAGCGTTTCATCCAGGACGGCCTGTGCCGGGAGCTCAACCTGTTCCCGGTCGAGGTGCCGCTGATCGTGAGCCGCGAGAGCGGCGTCAACGACTACCTCGACCGCGATGGCTCACGCACGCCGATCGAGTTCCCGTGCGGGCTCGGGCTCACGAAGCGGATCGACGCCCAGGTGGTCCAGGCCGCGACCAAGTGGAAGCGGATGGCGCTTCGCCAGTTCGGGTGTAACCCCGGGGAGGGCATCTGCACCGACATGCGGGCGGTGCGCAAGGATTACTTCCTCGACCACGACCACAGCGCCTACGTCGATCAGTGGGACTGGGAGAAGGTGATCACGCCCGAGCAGCGCACGCTCGGCTACCTCACGGACACGGTGCGCCGCATCTGGAAGGTGATCAAGCGTGCCGAGACTCACATCCTCGACCGCTTCCCTCAGCTCCGCAAAGACGGGAACGCCGAGCTGCCCGAGGAGCTGACGTTCATCCATGCGGAGGATCTCCTCCGCATGTACCCCGACCTGCCGCGCAAGCAGCGCGAGACCGAGGTGCTGAAGAAGCACCCCGCGATCTTCATCCTCGGAATTGGCTGGGTGCTCGAGGACGGTTTCCCGCACGAGATGCGGGCGGCCGACTACGACGATTGGGTCACCCCTACGGTGTCCGAGGACGGCCGTCCGATGCACGGGTTGAACGGCGACATCCTGGTGTGGAACCCGGTCACCCGGCGGCGCCACGAGCTGACCTCGATGGGGATCCGCGTCACCAAGGACACGCTGCGCCGCCAGCTCGAGCTCAGTGGCCAGGTCCACTTCCTCACGATGCCGTACCACCAGGCGATCCTGCGCGACGAGATCCCGCTCTCGATCGGCGGCGGGATCGGCCAGTCGCGCGCCGCGATGCTGCTGCTTCGCAAGGCGCACCTGGGCGAGGTCAGCGTGACGGTGTGGCCCGACGAGCTCAAACGAATCTGCGCGAAGAGAAACATCCACGCCCTCGAATAG
- a CDS encoding ferritin translates to MPANAVPKVLVSELQRQLNHELAAAHAYTALAVWSYDRNLKGFAHYFYKQAGEERVHAQKFMDHLLDRGVMPELSAVPAPRTTFKALVEVARHARAMEEANTKGIHRAYEIALKQKDYPAQVLLHWYVNEQVEEEAWCDEMVARAESSTSEGGLQALDRHIERYLADRGHDGGDPS, encoded by the coding sequence ATGCCGGCCAACGCGGTACCCAAGGTCCTGGTTTCCGAGCTACAGCGCCAGCTCAATCATGAGCTCGCCGCGGCGCACGCCTACACCGCGCTCGCGGTCTGGAGCTACGACCGCAACCTCAAGGGTTTCGCGCACTACTTCTACAAGCAGGCCGGCGAGGAGCGCGTGCACGCGCAGAAGTTCATGGATCACCTACTCGACCGCGGCGTGATGCCCGAGCTGTCGGCGGTGCCGGCCCCCCGGACGACGTTCAAGGCGCTGGTAGAGGTGGCGCGGCACGCCCGCGCCATGGAGGAGGCCAACACCAAGGGGATCCATCGGGCCTACGAGATCGCGCTGAAGCAGAAGGACTATCCCGCGCAGGTGCTCCTGCACTGGTACGTCAACGAGCAAGTCGAGGAGGAGGCGTGGTGCGACGAGATGGTGGCGCGCGCAGAGTCCTCGACGAGCGAGGGCGGGCTCCAGGCGCTGGACCGCCACATCGAGCGCTACCTGGCCGACCGTGGGCACGACGGCGGCGACCCGAGTTGA
- a CDS encoding PLP-dependent aminotransferase family protein — protein sequence MSTPWQQRYAQRTQRMSSSAIRELLKLTAQPDVISFGGGLPAPELFPIEEFRAATDIVLSRTGRQALQYGTTEGYPPLREMIVRHMARYGIVVGIDNVLITTGSQQALDLIGKVLINPGDKILTEEPTYLGAIQAFTMYGAEYISLPVDSHGLETGRLEDALRSGPKFMYVLPNFQNPAGTTLPLERRLELVAMSERYGTPIIEDDPYGQLRFEGKHIKSLVVLDAEGLRCQSNGRYSGNVIYLSTFSKTLAPGLRLGWVVAPTDVIRRMAQAKQGTDLHTSTFDQMVVHQVARDGFIDRHVLHIREVYRRRRDLMLECLARAFPDPALGVRWTRPQGGLFLWVTLPAPIDAGVLLQQAIERKVAFVPGACFHPLGGGHNTMRLNFSNAAEPMIEEGMARLARVIAERLAMSGDPVPSASRRRAVQRSRPGTPAPKGHGPCAAGAARAASRRRGVAKEVDPGRP from the coding sequence ATGAGCACGCCCTGGCAGCAGCGCTACGCGCAGCGGACCCAGCGAATGAGCAGCTCCGCCATCCGCGAGCTGCTGAAGCTCACCGCACAGCCCGACGTCATCTCCTTCGGGGGCGGCCTGCCCGCCCCCGAGCTGTTCCCGATCGAGGAGTTCCGGGCCGCCACCGACATCGTGCTCTCCCGCACGGGTCGCCAGGCGCTCCAGTACGGCACGACCGAGGGCTACCCGCCGCTGCGCGAGATGATCGTGCGCCATATGGCGCGCTACGGGATCGTGGTTGGCATCGACAACGTGCTGATCACGACCGGGTCGCAGCAGGCGCTCGACCTGATCGGCAAGGTGCTGATCAACCCCGGCGACAAGATCCTCACGGAAGAGCCCACCTACCTCGGCGCCATCCAGGCGTTCACAATGTACGGTGCCGAGTACATCTCCCTTCCGGTGGACAGCCACGGCCTCGAGACCGGCCGGCTCGAGGACGCGCTGCGCTCGGGTCCCAAGTTCATGTATGTGCTGCCCAACTTCCAGAACCCGGCCGGAACCACGCTTCCGCTCGAGCGCCGGCTCGAGCTGGTCGCCATGTCGGAGCGTTATGGGACCCCGATCATCGAGGACGATCCCTACGGCCAGCTCCGCTTCGAGGGCAAGCACATCAAGTCCCTGGTTGTGCTCGATGCCGAGGGGCTGAGGTGCCAGAGCAACGGCCGCTACAGCGGCAACGTGATCTACCTGAGCACGTTCAGCAAGACGCTCGCGCCCGGGCTCCGGCTCGGCTGGGTGGTCGCTCCCACCGATGTGATCCGCCGCATGGCCCAGGCCAAGCAGGGAACCGACCTGCACACCAGCACATTCGACCAGATGGTGGTGCATCAGGTCGCCCGCGACGGCTTCATCGACCGTCATGTGCTCCACATCCGTGAAGTGTATCGCCGCCGCCGCGACCTCATGCTGGAGTGTCTCGCGCGCGCGTTTCCCGATCCGGCCCTTGGCGTGCGCTGGACGCGCCCCCAGGGCGGCCTCTTCCTCTGGGTGACCCTGCCGGCCCCGATCGACGCCGGCGTGCTGCTGCAGCAAGCGATCGAGCGGAAGGTGGCGTTCGTCCCCGGCGCCTGCTTCCACCCGCTCGGCGGCGGACACAACACGATGCGCCTGAACTTCAGCAACGCGGCCGAGCCGATGATCGAGGAAGGCATGGCGCGCCTCGCGCGGGTGATCGCTGAGCGGCTCGCGATGTCCGGCGATCCGGTACCGAGCGCGAGCCGACGCCGGGCGGTTCAGCGCAGTCGTCCCGGAACTCCGGCGCCCAAGGGTCACGGGCCGTGCGCCGCCGGCGCCGCGCGCGCGGCGTCGCGGCGTCGCGGCGTCGCGAAGGAAGTTGATCCCGGGCGACCCTGA